A part of Synechococcus sp. KORDI-49 genomic DNA contains:
- a CDS encoding sulfotransferase family protein: MSTSPEHFILFRDLPLMYGRVPKVANSSIKVALCKLLSNRPEEGLRKSADRFWRENTHGETTLVTPEQARDLRRSHFSFSFVRNPFDRLVAAYNNKLIEIQEVPQPMQRMGLFHGMAFEQFIACLGSIEPELMDNHVRPQADLLFCENALVPKFVGRMEHMRSHWRKLRHRMTLEGLPAVGRLPFKNVRRRERSDIHSLFSSTALIDRVLCMYERDFQTFYRDYSVEQLLQGDALPPSRPMQRGRGKARRRHRRQLAASIPA, from the coding sequence ATGAGCACATCACCGGAACATTTCATCCTGTTCCGGGATCTGCCGCTGATGTACGGACGGGTCCCGAAGGTGGCGAACTCCTCGATCAAGGTCGCCCTCTGCAAGCTGCTGTCCAACCGGCCGGAGGAGGGTCTGCGCAAGTCGGCCGATCGCTTCTGGCGGGAGAACACTCACGGCGAAACCACTCTCGTGACACCGGAACAGGCCAGGGATCTGCGCCGCAGCCACTTCAGCTTCAGCTTCGTTCGCAATCCCTTCGATCGGCTGGTGGCGGCTTACAACAACAAGCTGATCGAAATCCAGGAGGTGCCGCAGCCGATGCAGAGGATGGGGCTGTTCCATGGCATGGCCTTTGAGCAGTTCATCGCCTGCCTCGGCAGCATCGAACCCGAACTGATGGACAACCACGTTCGTCCGCAGGCGGACCTGCTGTTCTGCGAGAACGCCCTTGTTCCGAAATTCGTGGGACGCATGGAGCACATGCGCAGCCATTGGCGCAAACTCCGCCACCGCATGACCCTCGAAGGCCTGCCAGCGGTCGGGCGTCTGCCGTTCAAGAACGTGCGGCGTCGCGAGAGAAGCGACATCCACAGCCTGTTCTCCAGCACGGCCCTGATCGACCGGGTGCTGTGCATGTACGAGAGAGACTTTCAAACCTTCTATCGCGACTACTCGGTGGAGCAGTTGCTGCAGGGTGATGCGCTGCCACCCAGCCGCCCCATGCAACGGGGGCGCGGCAAAGCCAGGCGCCGCCACCGCCGTCAGCTCGCCGCCAGCATCCCCGCCTGA
- a CDS encoding sulfotransferase — protein MKKIINQCIKEGINLRHQTVVDENRAVLPNFIIIGAAKSATTTLANALKRHPDIFISKPKEPKFFGRNYAKGWDWYISRFRKGEGIKFRGEASTMYASQLRSFRKAPKLMSIYLPDVKLIYIVRHPLERIVSQWRHYSSPGRHPNCADFSALMSDRRLRTLIVGCSMYYKRLNQYRKFFPDEQIYCMTFEDLLDSPRSSLRKMLKFIGARPKTRKLLDADGSLPKDNQAGAKGRGHVDVPEWTPSVRQQVTRIIQPDAERMLEYMGKPRDYWTL, from the coding sequence ATGAAAAAGATCATCAACCAATGCATCAAGGAAGGCATCAACCTCCGGCATCAGACAGTGGTGGATGAAAACAGAGCTGTGCTGCCGAATTTCATCATCATCGGCGCCGCCAAGTCGGCCACAACCACGCTCGCCAACGCACTGAAGCGTCACCCCGACATCTTCATCAGCAAACCCAAGGAACCGAAGTTCTTCGGGCGCAATTACGCCAAAGGATGGGATTGGTACATCTCACGATTTCGCAAGGGGGAAGGCATCAAGTTTCGCGGCGAAGCCAGCACGATGTACGCCAGCCAGCTGCGCAGCTTCCGGAAAGCACCGAAGTTGATGTCGATCTACCTGCCTGATGTGAAGTTGATCTATATCGTTCGTCATCCTCTGGAGCGCATCGTGTCGCAATGGCGCCATTACAGCAGCCCCGGGCGCCATCCCAACTGTGCCGACTTCTCAGCCTTGATGAGTGATCGTCGACTGCGAACATTGATTGTGGGCTGTTCGATGTATTACAAACGCCTGAATCAGTACAGAAAATTCTTCCCTGACGAACAGATTTACTGCATGACCTTTGAAGACCTGCTCGATTCACCGCGAAGCAGTCTTCGCAAGATGCTGAAGTTCATCGGAGCCCGGCCCAAAACAAGAAAACTGCTGGATGCCGATGGATCCCTCCCCAAGGACAATCAAGCCGGAGCCAAAGGGCGCGGGCATGTGGACGTTCCTGAATGGACGCCATCGGTCCGGCAGCAGGTGACCCGAATCATCCAGCCGGATGCTGAACGTATGCTGGAGTACATGGGCAAACCACGGGATTACTGGACGCTCTGA
- a CDS encoding sulfotransferase family protein: MEGPRMRNPRHFIAFETLPLLYGRVPKVANTSIKAALHTLLKQKAEEGFRSTSDGFWLEATHGETRMITARTALMRRGTHFSFSFVRNPYDRLVSAYNNKLLELETLMPQMQDMGLHRNMPFQDFLECTANTPASALDVHLLPQSMILCVEGTLVPSFIGRMESMQNDWDLLNRTLRREGLPELGKLPKKNIRRSGDRSDVGHYFQDPGLVRLAQSLYQTDLDLFYGDVSPSDLIQGDLKSIRDR, from the coding sequence ATGGAAGGCCCAAGAATGCGCAACCCACGCCACTTCATCGCCTTTGAAACCTTGCCGCTGCTGTACGGACGTGTGCCGAAAGTGGCGAACACTTCGATCAAAGCCGCTCTGCACACCCTGTTGAAGCAGAAGGCGGAGGAGGGGTTCCGTTCCACTTCAGATGGTTTCTGGCTTGAGGCCACCCATGGCGAAACCAGAATGATCACGGCGCGGACAGCCCTGATGCGCCGTGGGACGCATTTCAGCTTCAGCTTTGTGCGCAATCCCTACGACCGACTGGTGTCGGCCTACAACAACAAATTGCTGGAACTGGAGACCTTGATGCCTCAGATGCAGGACATGGGACTGCATCGCAACATGCCTTTCCAGGACTTCCTGGAATGCACCGCGAACACCCCGGCCTCCGCACTGGATGTGCACCTGCTGCCGCAGAGCATGATCCTCTGCGTTGAGGGCACGCTCGTCCCCAGCTTCATCGGGCGGATGGAAAGCATGCAGAACGACTGGGATCTCCTGAATCGGACGCTGAGGAGAGAAGGACTGCCGGAACTTGGCAAGCTTCCGAAGAAGAACATCCGCCGTAGCGGCGACCGCAGCGATGTGGGCCACTACTTTCAGGATCCTGGGCTGGTGCGACTGGCGCAATCGCTGTATCAGACGGATCTCGATCTGTTCTACGGCGATGTAAGCCCATCGGATCTGATCCAGGGGGATCTGAAATCCATCAGAGATCGGTAG
- a CDS encoding DUF4278 domain-containing protein yields the protein MMQLTFLGNTYTKNSDLRVAPNVELKYQGKTYRARQEQAAQQVAQSDIVLTYRGINYVK from the coding sequence ATGATGCAGCTGACGTTTCTTGGCAACACCTACACCAAAAACTCAGACCTGCGCGTTGCTCCAAACGTTGAACTCAAATATCAGGGCAAGACCTACCGGGCAAGACAGGAACAGGCTGCACAACAGGTTGCCCAAAGTGACATCGTGTTGACCTACCGAGGCATCAACTACGTCAAGTGA
- a CDS encoding DUF1651 domain-containing protein, which yields MPNKDGATNDPPEKSGGEGWLVSVDQQKVVQFKSDTPTAHGQWVILRTFHWRPPDYPIPETRRRMLRHNAIEAWETMLKTGWRKCSPPVR from the coding sequence ATGCCAAACAAGGACGGCGCCACCAACGACCCTCCGGAGAAATCCGGTGGAGAAGGTTGGCTGGTGAGTGTTGACCAGCAGAAGGTCGTTCAGTTCAAGTCCGACACGCCAACCGCCCATGGTCAGTGGGTGATCCTGCGGACCTTTCACTGGCGGCCGCCTGACTACCCGATCCCCGAGACACGTCGGCGGATGCTTCGGCACAACGCCATCGAAGCCTGGGAGACGATGTTGAAAACAGGCTGGCGGAAGTGCTCGCCGCCGGTGCGATGA
- a CDS encoding class I SAM-dependent RNA methyltransferase, translated as MGRENRMPGVAVLPQGLEEAGSIELERLGAGSVRPLRRAAAFEADMACLYRLHLQARLPFRLLREMGRFPCCSRDELYDGIQHCLDWERWLHPSQTFRVDVTGITPGLNHSHYSALQVKNALVDRQRDIWGKRSSIDLDAPDLALHLHLARGEAVLSLDGSGGSLHRRGYRAAMGAAPLKENLAAGLIQLTGWDGRVPLVDPCCGSATLLIEAATTALEMAPGLNRPFALEGWADFNPDLWQREQTRARGRKRPDAELPALLGFEQDPDIADQARDNVRAAGLQGLIEIRSGSFEGQQLPPGPGVLVCNPPYGQRIGHEADLEQLYGALGRFTRSQASGWQLWLLSGNANLTGALRMKASRRIPVSNGGIDCRWLQYAIR; from the coding sequence TTGGGTCGTGAGAACCGGATGCCCGGGGTGGCGGTTCTGCCCCAGGGCCTTGAAGAGGCCGGCAGCATTGAACTGGAACGTCTCGGGGCCGGATCGGTGCGGCCGCTGCGCCGCGCCGCCGCTTTCGAAGCCGACATGGCCTGTCTCTACAGGCTGCATCTGCAGGCACGCCTGCCCTTCCGGCTGCTGCGGGAGATGGGACGCTTTCCCTGCTGCAGTCGAGACGAGCTGTATGACGGCATTCAGCACTGTCTGGACTGGGAACGCTGGCTGCACCCATCCCAGACCTTCCGGGTGGATGTCACCGGCATCACCCCGGGGCTGAATCACAGCCACTATTCCGCTCTTCAGGTGAAGAACGCCCTGGTGGACCGACAACGAGACATCTGGGGAAAACGCTCGTCGATCGATCTCGATGCGCCGGACCTGGCCCTGCATCTGCATCTGGCGCGCGGTGAAGCCGTCTTGAGTCTCGATGGCAGTGGCGGCAGCCTGCATCGCCGCGGCTATCGGGCTGCCATGGGAGCAGCTCCGTTGAAGGAGAACCTGGCCGCCGGACTGATTCAGCTCACGGGCTGGGATGGCCGTGTTCCTCTGGTGGATCCCTGTTGCGGATCGGCGACGCTGCTGATCGAGGCCGCCACCACGGCGCTTGAGATGGCCCCCGGGCTCAACCGCCCCTTTGCCCTCGAGGGCTGGGCGGATTTCAATCCCGATCTCTGGCAGCGGGAACAAACCCGGGCCCGCGGACGGAAACGACCCGATGCTGAACTGCCGGCGCTGCTCGGGTTTGAGCAGGATCCCGACATCGCTGACCAGGCGCGTGACAACGTCCGGGCCGCCGGGCTCCAGGGGCTGATCGAGATCCGCAGCGGCAGCTTCGAAGGCCAGCAGCTGCCGCCAGGCCCGGGCGTGCTGGTCTGCAACCCGCCCTACGGCCAGCGCATCGGGCATGAGGCCGATCTCGAACAGCTCTACGGCGCACTGGGGCGGTTCACCCGCAGCCAGGCCTCAGGCTGGCAGCTGTGGCTGCTCAGCGGCAACGCCAACCTCACTGGAGCCCTGCGCATGAAGGCGAGCCGACGCATTCCGGTGAGCAACGGCGGCATTGACTGCCGCTGGTTGCAGTACGCAATCCGCTGA
- a CDS encoding phage holin family protein → MSDTQRPRGLGAAARATALAASVMDLHVRMALQEVDREKRRLISGGLFLATGGVAMLIAMAAGEVALVLWIQQAWELSLMQALLALAVANLVLAGISLRIGGQVLKGPFLPQTLEGIMKTVRALLGR, encoded by the coding sequence ATGAGCGACACGCAACGCCCCCGTGGGCTCGGTGCAGCGGCCCGGGCCACGGCTCTGGCGGCCTCGGTGATGGACCTGCATGTGCGCATGGCTCTGCAGGAGGTGGATCGCGAGAAGCGCCGGTTGATCAGCGGCGGTCTGTTTCTCGCGACAGGTGGCGTCGCGATGCTCATCGCCATGGCGGCCGGTGAGGTGGCTCTCGTGCTCTGGATTCAGCAGGCCTGGGAGCTTTCGCTGATGCAGGCGCTGCTGGCGCTGGCGGTGGCGAACCTGGTGCTGGCGGGCATCAGTCTCAGGATCGGTGGTCAGGTGCTCAAGGGTCCTTTCCTGCCTCAGACCCTCGAGGGAATCATGAAGACGGTGCGGGCGCTGCTGGGGCGCTGA